In one window of Hymenobacter nivis DNA:
- a CDS encoding replication-associated recombination protein A codes for MSSLFSDDEPAAFAPPPGPGPDAPLAERRRPHRLADYAGQPHLLGPQGVLTRYLAAGRLPSLLLWGPPGVGKTTLALLLASELKQPFAALSAINAGVKDVREVIERARRQRGTVLFIDEIHRFSKAQQDALLGAVENGTITLIGATTENPSFEVIPALLSRCQVYVLEPLGPDTLRGIVAKALAEDPTLSQIKVKLKEDHALLALSGGDARKLLNLLEIVVQSTPPDKKGVVTVTDAVVQQVAQRPLARYDKGGEMHYDVISAFIKSIRGSDPNAALYYLAVMLEGGEDVKFIARRMLILASEDIGNANPNALLLATSCFQACTVIGLPESDLILSQTVIYLATSEKSNAAYTAIRAAQAEVRARGVHPVPVPLRNAPTRLLKQLGYGKEYEYSHNGAGNFAAQEFLPDALSGTAFYDPGQNAAEQRIREKLRGWWGEKYGY; via the coding sequence ATGTCCTCTCTCTTTTCCGACGACGAACCCGCCGCCTTTGCCCCGCCGCCCGGCCCGGGCCCCGACGCGCCCTTGGCCGAGCGCCGCCGCCCCCACCGCCTGGCCGACTACGCGGGCCAGCCCCACCTGCTGGGGCCCCAGGGCGTGCTTACGCGCTACCTGGCCGCCGGCCGCCTGCCCAGCCTGCTGCTGTGGGGCCCCCCGGGCGTGGGCAAAACCACCCTGGCTCTGCTGCTGGCCAGCGAGTTGAAGCAGCCATTCGCCGCCCTCAGCGCCATCAACGCGGGGGTGAAGGACGTGCGCGAGGTCATTGAGCGGGCCCGGCGGCAGCGCGGCACGGTGCTGTTTATTGATGAGATTCACCGCTTCAGTAAGGCGCAGCAGGATGCGCTGCTGGGGGCCGTGGAAAATGGAACGATTACCCTAATCGGCGCCACCACCGAAAACCCGTCATTCGAGGTGATTCCGGCTCTGCTCTCGCGCTGCCAGGTGTACGTGCTGGAGCCGCTGGGGCCCGACACGCTGCGCGGCATCGTTGCCAAAGCTCTGGCCGAGGACCCGACGCTCAGCCAAATCAAGGTCAAGCTCAAGGAAGACCATGCCCTGCTGGCCCTGAGCGGCGGCGATGCTCGCAAGCTGCTTAACCTGCTCGAAATTGTGGTGCAGAGCACGCCGCCCGACAAAAAAGGCGTCGTCACCGTCACCGATGCCGTGGTGCAGCAGGTGGCCCAGCGCCCCCTGGCGCGCTACGACAAGGGCGGCGAAATGCACTACGACGTGATTTCAGCCTTCATCAAGAGCATCCGCGGCTCCGATCCCAACGCCGCGCTCTACTACCTGGCCGTGATGCTGGAGGGCGGCGAAGACGTGAAATTCATCGCCCGGCGGATGCTCATTCTGGCCTCCGAAGACATCGGCAACGCCAACCCCAACGCCCTGCTGCTGGCCACGAGCTGCTTCCAGGCGTGCACCGTCATCGGCCTGCCCGAGTCGGATTTGATTCTTAGCCAAACGGTTATCTACCTGGCCACGTCGGAGAAAAGCAACGCCGCCTATACGGCCATCCGGGCGGCGCAGGCCGAGGTGCGGGCCCGTGGCGTGCATCCCGTGCCGGTGCCGCTGCGCAACGCCCCTACGCGGTTGCTGAAGCAGCTCGGCTACGGCAAGGAGTACGAGTACTCGCACAACGGCGCAGGCAACTTCGCGGCCCAGGAGTTTCTGCCCGATGCGTTGAGTGGCACCGCCTTCTACGACCCAGGCCAGAACGCCGCCGAGCAGCGCATCCGCGAGAAGCTGCGCGGCTGGTGGGGCGAGAAGTACGGCTACTAA
- a CDS encoding M1 family metallopeptidase, translating into MRQFLFAGLLLALTTATVHAQAPLYMPRDIKQAFAKQTRAMDGRPGPRYWQNTARYDITVQAAPPARDIRGREKITYFNNSPDTLKSLTIRLTQNIHQPGAAREGDAAPAYLTEGMTIDSFAVAGQARPFAGQGPATWKVVRLAKPLAPHDSVRLAFAWHFPISLESGREGMIDKTTFFLAYFYPRISVYDDYNGWDRLPFVDSKEFYNDFNDYTLRVQVPANYLVWATGTLQNPKQVLQLAYAKQLAKSMTSDAVLHIATAADLAKKNITAQGPQNTWVWTAKDISDVTLGLSDHYVWDAASVVVDPATKRRASVQAAFADSTADFHYAVKNGQNALSWFSRNLPGVPYPFTKMTVFQGFADMEYPMMVNDSPEKDLKFAQLVADHEIAHTYFPFYMGINESRYAFMDEGWATTLELFIGRAENGAAQADEFYKQFRVNRWIHDPATAEDLPIITPSSELRAGYGNNSYGKASLSYLALQDMLGEELFKKSLKEYMARWHGKHPIPWDYFNSMNSASGQDLNWFFNNWFFTNNYIDLALDPVTTTAQGPAVAVRNVGGFAVPVNLKVTYADGSTAAVHQSPAVWRANERQATIALPGAKAIKTVELVNGIYMDADPSNDRLTVK; encoded by the coding sequence ATGCGTCAATTTCTCTTTGCCGGCTTGCTGCTGGCCCTTACCACTGCCACGGTCCATGCCCAGGCGCCGCTGTACATGCCGCGCGACATCAAGCAGGCCTTTGCCAAGCAAACGCGCGCAATGGACGGCCGCCCGGGGCCCCGGTACTGGCAGAATACGGCCCGCTACGACATCACGGTGCAGGCCGCGCCGCCGGCGCGCGACATTCGGGGCCGGGAGAAAATTACCTACTTCAACAACAGCCCCGACACGCTCAAGAGCCTGACCATCCGGCTGACGCAGAACATTCACCAGCCCGGGGCGGCCCGCGAGGGCGACGCCGCGCCCGCCTACCTCACGGAGGGCATGACGATTGACTCCTTCGCCGTGGCGGGCCAGGCGCGGCCGTTTGCCGGCCAGGGCCCCGCCACCTGGAAGGTCGTCCGGCTGGCCAAGCCGCTGGCCCCGCACGACTCGGTGCGGCTGGCCTTTGCCTGGCACTTCCCCATTTCGCTGGAAAGCGGCCGGGAAGGCATGATCGACAAAACCACGTTTTTCCTGGCCTACTTCTACCCGCGCATTTCGGTGTACGACGACTACAACGGCTGGGACCGGCTGCCTTTCGTGGATAGTAAGGAGTTTTATAACGACTTCAACGACTACACGTTGCGGGTGCAGGTGCCGGCCAACTACCTCGTGTGGGCCACGGGTACGCTGCAAAACCCCAAGCAGGTGCTCCAGCTGGCCTACGCCAAGCAACTGGCTAAGTCGATGACCAGTGACGCGGTGCTGCACATTGCCACGGCCGCCGATTTGGCTAAGAAAAATATCACCGCCCAGGGCCCCCAGAACACCTGGGTGTGGACGGCCAAGGATATTTCGGACGTGACGCTGGGCCTGAGCGACCATTATGTATGGGACGCCGCCAGTGTGGTGGTGGACCCCGCAACCAAGCGCCGCGCCAGCGTGCAGGCCGCCTTCGCCGACTCGACGGCGGACTTCCACTACGCCGTGAAAAACGGGCAGAACGCGCTGAGCTGGTTTTCGCGCAACCTACCCGGCGTGCCGTACCCGTTTACCAAAATGACGGTGTTTCAGGGCTTTGCCGACATGGAATACCCGATGATGGTGAACGACAGCCCGGAGAAGGACCTGAAGTTTGCGCAGCTCGTAGCCGACCACGAAATCGCTCACACATATTTCCCATTCTACATGGGCATCAACGAGAGCCGCTACGCCTTTATGGACGAGGGCTGGGCTACGACGCTGGAGCTGTTCATTGGCCGCGCCGAAAACGGGGCGGCGCAGGCCGACGAGTTCTACAAGCAATTTCGGGTGAACCGCTGGATTCACGACCCGGCTACGGCCGAGGACCTGCCTATCATCACGCCCAGCAGTGAGCTGCGCGCCGGCTACGGCAACAATTCCTACGGTAAAGCCTCGCTGAGCTACCTGGCCTTGCAGGATATGCTGGGCGAGGAATTATTCAAGAAAAGCCTGAAAGAGTACATGGCCCGCTGGCACGGCAAGCACCCTATTCCGTGGGATTATTTCAACTCGATGAACAGCGCCTCGGGCCAGGATTTGAATTGGTTTTTCAACAACTGGTTCTTTACCAACAACTACATCGACCTGGCTCTCGACCCGGTGACGACTACTGCCCAGGGCCCCGCCGTGGCGGTGCGCAACGTGGGCGGCTTCGCGGTGCCCGTGAACCTGAAAGTGACTTACGCCGACGGCAGCACGGCCGCCGTGCACCAGTCGCCAGCCGTGTGGCGCGCCAACGAGCGGCAGGCTACCATCGCCCTGCCCGGCGCGAAGGCCATTAAAACGGTGGAATTGGTGAACGGCATCTACATGGACGCCGACCCGAGCAACGACCGCCTGACTGTGAAGTAA
- a CDS encoding energy transducer TonB, whose translation MPLFPGLEPGDSTRSNNERIVKFINDSLRFPPQALWDGVQGRVFFSFNINALGRATDVRLVQGIRADVDAEVLRNARRLERIQWRPGTQNGRPVSVSFTVPISFGIRNSTAPAGDSLDWGPYQKLVLPLASWNGNLPHPPAGKGLVYGRFLQRLSGNTLGQGQYVRLVNMTTHKSLRINVKPVLKTMRENAFCYALPAGRYALFIYEFPDSAWSGLKIHLESVRKPPSNFTARTLGATRYQFVVAADKLHYVGTWNLANENQPEFLNEKTLLDGELQPEYEFLKFAEAELSIPK comes from the coding sequence ATGCCGCTATTTCCGGGACTCGAACCCGGCGACAGCACCCGCTCGAACAACGAGCGGATTGTAAAATTTATCAACGACAGCCTGCGGTTCCCTCCCCAGGCTCTCTGGGACGGGGTGCAGGGCCGGGTATTTTTCTCGTTCAACATCAACGCCTTGGGCCGCGCAACCGACGTTAGGTTGGTGCAGGGCATCCGTGCCGATGTCGATGCTGAGGTGTTGCGCAACGCCCGCCGCCTGGAACGCATTCAGTGGCGGCCTGGCACCCAAAACGGGCGGCCCGTAAGCGTCAGTTTCACGGTGCCCATCAGCTTCGGCATTCGCAACAGCACCGCGCCCGCGGGCGATTCGTTGGATTGGGGGCCCTACCAGAAGCTCGTGCTGCCCCTGGCGAGTTGGAACGGCAACCTGCCGCACCCGCCCGCTGGCAAAGGCCTGGTATACGGCCGTTTTCTACAGCGGCTCAGCGGCAATACCTTGGGCCAGGGCCAGTATGTGCGCCTAGTGAACATGACCACCCACAAATCTCTCCGCATCAACGTCAAACCCGTCCTGAAAACTATGCGGGAAAATGCCTTCTGCTACGCGCTGCCGGCCGGGCGCTATGCCTTGTTCATATATGAATTTCCCGACTCCGCGTGGAGCGGCCTGAAGATCCACTTGGAAAGTGTCCGCAAGCCACCAAGTAACTTCACGGCCAGAACGTTAGGCGCTACCCGCTACCAGTTCGTAGTGGCGGCCGATAAGCTTCATTACGTGGGCACCTGGAACTTGGCCAACGAAAATCAGCCGGAATTTCTCAACGAGAAAACGCTTCTTGACGGCGAACTACAGCCCGAATACGAATTCCTGAAATTTGCAGAGGCCGAGTTGAGCATCCCTAAGTGA
- a CDS encoding DUF6624 domain-containing protein: MRLASFLLVLLLLSGCGHHSRITKPTSATPLNPAYSRKLSQLAAADQADRQRLFALFKRYGFSSPQADSGNRWLPRRDAGRFAQFQGLLGRYGWPRPAQVGQDGMQAVFLFVQHAPDSVHARFYPNMQAAFQRKEIPAETWATYLDRYLLQRGQPQRYGTQSERRVLANGREENYLSPVEAPAALEARRRALGLDSITPELRPGTLILKE; the protein is encoded by the coding sequence ATGCGTTTAGCTTCGTTTCTACTGGTTCTACTGCTACTGAGTGGCTGCGGACACCACAGCCGGATTACCAAGCCTACGTCGGCAACGCCCCTCAACCCAGCGTACAGCCGAAAACTTTCCCAACTGGCCGCAGCCGATCAAGCTGACCGTCAGCGCCTATTCGCCCTCTTTAAGCGGTACGGCTTTAGTTCGCCCCAGGCCGACAGCGGCAACCGCTGGCTGCCGCGACGCGACGCCGGCCGGTTTGCCCAGTTCCAGGGCCTGCTAGGCCGCTACGGCTGGCCGCGCCCGGCCCAGGTGGGCCAGGACGGAATGCAGGCCGTTTTCTTGTTTGTGCAGCACGCGCCCGATTCCGTCCACGCCCGCTTTTATCCCAATATGCAGGCAGCTTTTCAACGCAAAGAGATTCCGGCCGAAACCTGGGCCACCTACCTCGACCGCTACCTGCTCCAGCGGGGACAGCCGCAGCGCTACGGCACCCAATCGGAGCGTCGCGTGTTGGCCAACGGGCGAGAGGAAAACTACCTCTCGCCCGTCGAAGCCCCCGCCGCGCTGGAAGCCCGGCGTAGGGCCCTGGGGCTTGATTCCATCACGCCGGAATTGCGGCCCGGCACGTTGATTCTGAAAGAATAA
- the lpdA gene encoding dihydrolipoyl dehydrogenase, whose translation MALQFDLVVVGSGPGGYVAAIRASQLGLKVGVIERESLGGICLNWGCIPTKALLKSAQVFEYFHHAADYGLSAEGVGFDFAKVVQRSRGVADGMSKGINFLFKKNKIETVMGVGKLLAPGKVEVTKADGTKEMVEAKSIILATGTRARQLPNLPIDDVKIIGYRKAMTLEQMPKRMVVVGSGAIGVEFAYFYRTMGAEVTIVEFMPRIVPVEDEEISRQMEKSYKKIGINILTNAEVTKVDTSGPGCVVTVKMAKGEQQIDCDIVLSAVGIQPNLENIGLEELGINVERGRVVVDDFYQTNVPGIYAIGDIVPGPALAHVASAEGIICVEKIAGHHPEPLNYQNIPGCTYASPEIASVGYTEAEAKAKGYDILVGKFPFSASGKASAAGAKDGFVKVIFDKKYGEWLGAHMIGANVTELIAEVVVARKLETTGHEIIKSVHPHPTMSEAIMEAAAAAYGEVIHL comes from the coding sequence ATGGCATTGCAATTTGATTTGGTGGTGGTGGGCAGCGGCCCGGGCGGCTACGTGGCGGCTATCCGGGCGTCGCAGCTGGGGCTGAAAGTGGGCGTCATTGAGCGCGAAAGCCTCGGCGGCATCTGCCTCAACTGGGGCTGCATTCCTACCAAAGCGCTGCTGAAATCGGCGCAGGTATTCGAGTATTTTCACCACGCCGCCGACTACGGCCTGAGCGCCGAGGGCGTGGGCTTCGACTTCGCGAAAGTGGTGCAGCGCAGCCGCGGCGTAGCCGATGGCATGAGCAAGGGCATCAACTTCCTGTTCAAAAAGAACAAGATTGAAACCGTGATGGGTGTGGGCAAGCTGCTGGCCCCCGGCAAAGTGGAGGTCACCAAGGCCGATGGCACCAAGGAAATGGTGGAGGCCAAGAGCATCATCCTGGCCACCGGTACCCGCGCCCGCCAGCTGCCCAACCTGCCGATTGACGACGTAAAAATCATCGGCTACCGCAAGGCCATGACCCTGGAGCAGATGCCCAAAAGGATGGTGGTGGTGGGCTCGGGGGCCATTGGCGTCGAGTTTGCCTACTTCTACCGCACCATGGGCGCGGAGGTCACCATCGTGGAGTTTATGCCCCGCATCGTGCCGGTGGAGGACGAGGAGATTTCGCGCCAGATGGAGAAATCCTACAAGAAAATTGGCATAAACATCCTCACCAATGCCGAAGTAACGAAGGTGGACACCAGCGGCCCCGGCTGCGTAGTGACCGTGAAAATGGCCAAGGGCGAGCAACAAATTGACTGCGACATCGTGCTGAGCGCCGTGGGCATCCAACCTAACCTGGAGAACATCGGCCTCGAAGAACTGGGCATTAACGTGGAACGCGGCCGCGTGGTGGTGGACGATTTCTACCAGACCAACGTACCCGGCATCTACGCCATCGGCGACATCGTGCCGGGCCCCGCCTTGGCGCACGTGGCCTCGGCTGAGGGCATCATCTGCGTGGAGAAAATTGCCGGCCACCACCCCGAGCCCCTCAACTACCAGAACATCCCCGGCTGCACCTACGCCTCGCCCGAAATCGCCAGCGTGGGCTATACCGAAGCCGAAGCCAAGGCCAAAGGCTACGACATCCTGGTGGGCAAGTTCCCGTTCTCGGCCTCGGGCAAGGCCAGCGCCGCCGGCGCCAAGGATGGTTTCGTAAAAGTCATCTTTGACAAGAAGTACGGCGAGTGGCTGGGGGCCCACATGATTGGCGCCAACGTAACCGAGCTGATTGCCGAAGTAGTCGTAGCCCGCAAGCTTGAAACCACGGGCCACGAAATCATCAAGTCGGTGCACCCGCACCCCACCATGAGTGAGGCCATCATGGAAGCCGCCGCCGCCGCCTACGGCGAAGTGATTCACCTGTAG
- a CDS encoding purine-nucleoside phosphorylase → MSFPDAAGALRALHEAADYIREQSGNFQPATGIILGTGLGALVREVDVAYTLNYEDIPHFPLSTVESHAGRLVLGTLGGRRVAVLQGRFHYYEGYSMAQVVFPVRVLKLLGIGQLLVSNAAGGLNPDFRLADIMLIDDHLNLLPTNPLVGANLDALGPRFPDMFAPYDADLLARAEAAAQALGQGLTTRRGVYAALPGPMLETPAEYRYLRTIGADAVGMSTVPEVIAARHMGLPVLAASVITDLCAPGQLKPVVLADIFAAAAAAEPRLTALLRAVVAGL, encoded by the coding sequence ATGAGTTTTCCTGACGCTGCCGGGGCCCTGCGCGCCCTGCACGAAGCCGCCGACTACATCCGGGAGCAGTCCGGTAATTTCCAGCCCGCCACCGGTATCATCCTCGGCACCGGGCTGGGGGCCCTGGTGCGGGAGGTGGATGTAGCCTACACCCTTAATTACGAGGATATTCCGCACTTCCCGCTCTCCACCGTCGAGAGCCACGCCGGGCGGCTGGTGCTGGGCACGCTGGGCGGCCGGCGCGTGGCCGTGCTGCAAGGCCGCTTCCACTACTACGAGGGCTACAGCATGGCCCAGGTGGTGTTTCCGGTGCGGGTACTGAAGCTGCTGGGTATCGGGCAGCTGCTGGTGAGCAACGCGGCCGGCGGCCTGAACCCGGACTTCCGGCTGGCCGACATCATGCTGATTGACGACCACCTCAACCTACTGCCCACCAACCCCTTGGTGGGCGCTAACCTCGACGCGCTGGGGCCCCGCTTCCCCGACATGTTCGCGCCCTACGACGCTGACCTGCTGGCCCGCGCTGAGGCCGCGGCCCAGGCCCTCGGCCAGGGCCTTACCACGCGCCGCGGCGTGTACGCGGCCCTACCGGGGCCCATGCTCGAAACCCCCGCCGAGTACCGCTACCTGCGCACCATCGGGGCCGATGCGGTGGGTATGAGTACGGTGCCCGAGGTGATTGCCGCCCGGCACATGGGCCTGCCCGTGCTGGCCGCCTCGGTCATCACCGATTTGTGCGCACCCGGCCAACTCAAGCCGGTGGTGCTGGCCGACATCTTCGCCGCCGCCGCCGCCGCCGAGCCGCGCCTCACGGCGCTGCTGCGGGCCGTGGTGGCAGGGTTGTAG
- a CDS encoding DMT family transporter has product MKNQYRVHAALFLVTLIYAATYSLAKDLMPVYMHPFGIVTLRVLGASIFFAVAKQLAAPHDKIRGRADNLRALFCGVSGIGLNQLLFFSGLNYTSPISASLLQTISPIVVVVASAVLLREKITLFRLLGILVGAGGAAALILSRPAQATIYPHATLGNIYILLNATFFGLYLVLVAPLMRKYHPFTVLGRIFLIGALVAVPFGWREALTTDYAHFPPKIWAEVLYMVFFLTILAYLLNNWALKYASPTLLGVYIYLQPVLAVLIAVALGKDTLTWDKAGQAVLIFVGVWLVSKKPKRSPARDGVLAAQD; this is encoded by the coding sequence ATGAAAAACCAATACCGCGTGCACGCAGCCCTGTTCCTGGTCACCCTCATCTACGCGGCCACCTATAGCCTGGCCAAAGACCTGATGCCCGTGTACATGCACCCCTTCGGCATCGTGACGCTGCGGGTGCTGGGGGCTTCTATTTTCTTTGCGGTGGCCAAGCAACTAGCCGCGCCCCACGACAAAATCCGGGGCCGGGCCGACAACCTGCGGGCGTTGTTTTGCGGCGTCAGCGGCATCGGGCTCAACCAGCTGCTGTTTTTTTCAGGCCTGAACTACACGTCGCCCATCTCGGCCTCGCTGCTCCAAACCATCTCGCCCATCGTGGTGGTGGTGGCCTCGGCCGTATTGCTGCGCGAGAAAATCACCCTTTTCCGGCTGCTGGGCATCCTGGTGGGGGCGGGCGGCGCGGCGGCGCTCATCCTCAGCCGGCCGGCGCAGGCCACTATCTACCCGCACGCCACGCTGGGCAACATCTACATCTTGCTCAACGCCACGTTTTTCGGGCTGTACCTGGTGCTGGTGGCCCCGCTCATGCGCAAGTACCACCCCTTCACGGTGTTGGGGCGCATCTTCCTGATAGGAGCCCTGGTGGCGGTGCCCTTCGGCTGGCGCGAGGCCCTTACCACCGACTACGCCCACTTCCCGCCGAAAATATGGGCCGAGGTTTTGTACATGGTATTCTTCCTCACCATCTTGGCCTACTTGCTCAACAACTGGGCCCTGAAGTACGCCTCCCCCACCCTGCTCGGCGTGTACATCTACCTCCAGCCGGTGCTGGCCGTGCTCATCGCCGTGGCGCTGGGCAAAGACACCCTCACCTGGGACAAGGCCGGGCAGGCCGTGCTCATCTTCGTGGGCGTGTGGCTGGTGAGCAAAAAGCCCAAAAGGAGCCCGGCGCGGGACGGGGTGCTGGCAGCGCAGGATTGA
- the sppA gene encoding signal peptide peptidase SppA has product MRQFFKFTFATLVGLVLFFGLGLAVLAVIVGVASSASKTKSVAANSVLELKLNEPLTERGQSIDFNLLGGRQSSTGLVALKEAIGRAKTDDDIKGILLNLDIVQGGMASLEEVRDALLDFKKSGKFVVAYHETASEKSYYLASMANEIYLHPQGLLEFNGLSSEVMFYKRLFEKAGIEPYIFRVGSFKSAVEPFFRENFSDSARLQTVSYLNSLNDHMIGQVATARGIAPARLHVISDSMLVHDASDALRLKLVTKLGYFDEVQDYMRGKLGLAKDKKPNLVSLSDYTDDNPSDGKEGKTSGNRIAVIYAEGDIVTGKGSDENIGSTKFAEAIRKARLDDKVKAVVLRINSPGGSSLASDVIYREVLLTKKVKPIIASMSDVAASGGYYIAMACDTIVAHPNSITGSIGVFGVLPNIQPLLADKLGITVDRVTTGKFSDLPTITRALSDYEKKTLQHSVDLIYADFTSKAALGRHMPVERLRRLASGRVWSGAEAKANGLVDVLGDYETALKIAAARAHLKADDYRVQRLPRRKSGLEALLARFGVGDDAEAAAEARMQAALKTKLGPLYPVYAQYQKLLTMSGVQAKLPYELEIK; this is encoded by the coding sequence ATGCGTCAATTTTTTAAATTCACCTTCGCCACGTTAGTGGGACTGGTGCTGTTTTTCGGCCTCGGCTTGGCCGTGCTCGCCGTCATCGTGGGCGTAGCCAGCAGCGCTAGCAAAACCAAAAGCGTAGCCGCCAACTCGGTGCTGGAGTTGAAGCTGAACGAGCCGTTGACCGAGCGCGGGCAGTCCATCGACTTCAATCTGCTGGGTGGCCGGCAGTCGTCCACGGGCCTGGTGGCGCTGAAGGAGGCCATTGGCCGGGCCAAAACCGATGACGACATCAAGGGTATCCTGCTGAACCTGGATATTGTGCAGGGCGGCATGGCCTCGCTGGAAGAGGTGCGCGACGCGCTGCTCGACTTCAAAAAGTCGGGCAAATTCGTGGTGGCTTACCACGAAACGGCCTCCGAGAAGAGCTACTACCTGGCCTCGATGGCTAACGAAATCTACCTGCACCCCCAGGGCCTGCTGGAATTCAACGGCTTAAGCTCGGAAGTGATGTTCTACAAGCGGCTGTTTGAGAAGGCCGGTATTGAGCCCTACATCTTCCGGGTGGGCTCGTTCAAGAGCGCCGTGGAGCCGTTTTTTCGCGAGAATTTCTCCGATTCGGCCCGCCTGCAAACCGTGTCGTACCTGAACTCGCTCAACGACCATATGATTGGCCAGGTGGCTACCGCGCGGGGCATTGCGCCCGCCCGCCTGCACGTTATTTCCGACTCGATGCTGGTGCACGACGCCAGCGACGCCCTGCGCCTGAAGCTGGTGACCAAGCTCGGCTACTTCGACGAGGTGCAGGACTACATGCGCGGCAAGCTGGGCCTGGCCAAAGATAAAAAGCCCAACCTGGTGAGCCTGAGCGACTACACCGACGACAACCCGTCCGATGGAAAAGAAGGCAAGACTAGCGGCAACCGCATCGCCGTTATCTACGCTGAGGGCGACATCGTAACCGGCAAAGGTTCCGACGAAAATATCGGTAGCACCAAGTTTGCCGAAGCCATCCGCAAGGCCCGGCTCGACGACAAGGTGAAGGCCGTAGTGCTGCGCATCAACTCGCCCGGCGGCTCGTCGCTAGCCTCCGACGTGATTTACCGCGAGGTGCTGCTCACCAAAAAGGTGAAGCCAATTATCGCCAGCATGAGCGATGTGGCGGCCTCGGGCGGCTACTACATTGCCATGGCCTGCGATACCATCGTGGCCCACCCGAACTCGATTACTGGCTCGATTGGCGTGTTTGGCGTGCTGCCCAACATCCAGCCGCTGCTGGCCGATAAGCTCGGCATCACGGTGGACCGCGTGACGACGGGCAAGTTTTCGGACCTGCCTACCATCACCCGGGCCCTGTCGGACTACGAGAAAAAGACCTTGCAGCACAGCGTGGACCTGATTTACGCCGACTTCACGAGCAAGGCCGCCCTGGGCCGCCACATGCCCGTGGAGCGCCTGCGCCGCCTGGCCTCGGGCCGCGTCTGGAGCGGCGCCGAAGCCAAAGCCAACGGCCTCGTGGACGTGCTTGGCGACTACGAAACGGCCCTGAAAATCGCCGCTGCCCGCGCCCACCTCAAGGCCGACGACTACCGGGTGCAGCGCCTGCCGCGTCGCAAATCGGGCCTGGAGGCGCTGCTGGCCCGCTTCGGAGTCGGCGACGACGCCGAGGCTGCTGCCGAGGCCCGCATGCAAGCCGCCCTCAAAACAAAGCTGGGGCCCCTGTACCCCGTGTACGCCCAGTACCAGAAGCTGCTGACGATGAGCGGCGTGCAGGCTAAGTTACCTTATGAATTGGAAATCAAGTAG
- a CDS encoding DUF4249 domain-containing protein, translating into MKPIPFRYFAAVGALALAGCGKFSNDLAVVLPEYNSQLVAECYLEPGVVPRLTVTESQAYLSAVLPMVPTDVTVNLTLPGGALVPLYYRPGQDPITKKLYTHIGTAALVAKPGDTFGLDVQDTKGRHLTGTATMPTTVPIDSVNYKFNDKTGDNRKAYFLTYFKDPPTPDDDYRLQLHKGLRIYSSPENDLTVQDRLLNGQLFTLGTSYRFNPGDTVTATLYHLDPAFYRFRQSVNDARNANGNPFGQPSAIYSTVQGGVGVFTVLNYTRKTIFLSK; encoded by the coding sequence ATGAAGCCGATTCCCTTTCGTTATTTCGCCGCTGTGGGGGCCCTGGCCCTGGCCGGCTGCGGCAAGTTTTCGAACGACCTGGCCGTGGTGCTGCCCGAGTACAACTCGCAGCTGGTGGCCGAGTGCTACCTGGAGCCGGGCGTGGTACCGCGCCTCACCGTCACTGAGTCGCAGGCGTACCTGTCGGCGGTGCTGCCCATGGTACCCACCGACGTGACCGTGAACCTGACGCTGCCCGGCGGGGCCCTGGTGCCGCTGTACTACCGGCCGGGCCAGGACCCCATTACCAAGAAATTATACACCCACATCGGCACCGCGGCCTTGGTGGCTAAGCCCGGCGACACCTTCGGCCTCGATGTGCAGGACACCAAGGGCCGCCACCTCACCGGCACGGCCACCATGCCCACCACAGTGCCCATCGACTCGGTGAACTACAAGTTCAACGACAAGACCGGCGACAACCGCAAGGCTTATTTTCTCACCTACTTCAAGGACCCGCCCACGCCCGACGACGACTATCGCCTGCAACTCCACAAAGGCCTGCGCATTTACAGCAGCCCAGAGAACGACCTGACCGTCCAGGACCGCCTGCTCAATGGCCAGCTCTTTACACTAGGTACCAGCTACCGCTTCAACCCCGGCGATACCGTCACGGCCACCCTCTACCACCTCGACCCAGCGTTCTACCGCTTCCGCCAGTCGGTGAACGACGCGCGCAACGCCAACGGCAACCCCTTCGGCCAGCCCTCGGCCATCTACAGCACCGTGCAGGGCGGCGTGGGCGTGTTCACGGTGCTCAACTACACCCGCAAAACGATATTCTTATCGAAGTAA